Proteins from a genomic interval of Thermoanaerobacterium thermosaccharolyticum DSM 571:
- a CDS encoding acetylxylan esterase — MGLFDMPLQKLKEYTGTNPCPKDFDEYWDRALNEMRSVDPKIELNPSSFQVPFAECYDLYFTGVRGARIHAKYIKPKTDGKHPALIRFHGYSSNSGDWNDKLNYVAAGFTVVAMDARGQGGLSEDVGGVKGNTLNGHIIRGLDDDVDNLLFRHIFLDTAQLAGIVMNMPEVDENRVGVMGPSQGGGLALACASLEPRIRKVVSEYPFLSDYKRVWDLDLAKNAYQEITDYFRLFDPRHEMENEVFTKLGYIDVKNLAKRIKGDVLMCVGLMDQVCPPSTVFAAYNNIKSKKDIKVYPDYGHEPMRGFDDLAMQFLLEL; from the coding sequence ATGGGACTTTTTGATATGCCATTACAAAAACTTAAGGAATATACTGGTACAAACCCATGTCCGAAAGATTTTGATGAGTATTGGGACAGGGCTTTAAATGAGATGAGATCAGTTGATCCCAAAATTGAACTTAATCCCAGCAGCTTTCAAGTGCCGTTTGCAGAATGCTATGACTTGTACTTTACCGGCGTGCGAGGCGCAAGGATACATGCAAAGTATATAAAGCCTAAAACAGATGGAAAGCATCCTGCACTAATAAGATTTCATGGATATTCATCAAATTCAGGGGACTGGAATGACAAATTAAATTACGTGGCGGCAGGTTTTACAGTTGTGGCGATGGATGCAAGAGGCCAAGGGGGGCTTTCTGAAGATGTTGGCGGCGTAAAAGGAAATACTCTAAATGGACATATAATCAGAGGATTAGACGACGACGTTGACAACTTGTTATTCAGGCATATTTTTCTAGATACTGCACAATTGGCAGGAATAGTAATGAATATGCCTGAAGTTGATGAAAATAGAGTTGGAGTCATGGGGCCATCACAAGGCGGAGGTTTAGCATTGGCGTGCGCCTCCTTAGAACCCCGTATACGCAAAGTCGTATCTGAATATCCTTTCTTATCTGATTATAAGAGGGTATGGGATTTAGACCTTGCAAAAAACGCATACCAAGAGATTACAGACTATTTTAGGCTTTTTGATCCAAGGCATGAAATGGAGAATGAGGTATTTACAAAGCTGGGCTATATAGACGTTAAAAACCTTGCAAAAAGGATAAAAGGCGATGTGTTGATGTGTGTTGGGCTTATGGATCAAGTATGTCCACCGTCCACTGTCTTTGCAGCTTACAACAATATAAAATCGAAAAAGGATATAAAAGTATATCCCGATTATGGACATGAGCCTATGAGGGGATTTGATGATTTAGCTATGCAATTTTTACTTGAGCTTTAA
- a CDS encoding alpha-glucuronidase family glycosyl hydrolase — MNNKKVAGRMYDCWLRYELCDEKVLDSYEDYFKYIVVKSNDRIISNAVNELKKALSNIKDVDIEIIENIPKSNCIFIGTLDDFKAEGLKVDLERELKSEGFALKVVKKDNHNVLSIIGGSEKGVLYGVFHLIRSIFGGKSLKDALCIENPQNDFRILNHWDNMDGSIERGYAGKSIFFKDNRIVQDLSRIKDYARLLASIAVNGVVINNVNVHQQETKLITDEFLPDVKRIADVFRGYGIKTYLSINFASPVEIGGLSTADPLDDEVKNWWKDVASKIYSYIPDFGGFLVKADSEFRPGPFTYGRNHADGANMLAEALKPYGGIVIWRTFVYNCMVDWRDRSTDRAKAAYDNFKPLDGKFMDNVVLQIKNGPMDFQIREPITPLFGAMEKTNVFMEFQITQEYTGQQKHLCYLVPLWKEALDFDTFAKGEGSFVKKVVNGSLFGAKYGGIVAVANVGDSESWTGHPLAQSNLYGFGRLSWNPDLSSREIAEEWVRLTFGCDEDVLKTVVPMLLESREIYEEYTSPLGIGWMVNPGHHYGPNVDGYEYSHWGTYHYADFRGIGVDRTVATGTGYTAQYKEPVAKMYENIDTCPDELLLFFHHVPYDHKLKSGKTVIQHIYDTHFEGVERVEKMRESWMKLNGKIDDEIFKAVLERLDIQVVDAKEWRDVVNTYFYRKTGIKDEYGRKIYE, encoded by the coding sequence ATGAATAATAAAAAAGTTGCTGGCAGAATGTACGATTGCTGGCTTAGATATGAGCTTTGTGATGAAAAAGTACTTGATAGTTATGAGGATTATTTTAAATATATTGTAGTTAAAAGCAATGATAGGATTATTAGTAATGCGGTCAATGAGCTAAAAAAAGCTTTATCGAATATTAAAGATGTCGACATAGAAATAATCGAAAATATACCAAAGTCAAATTGCATTTTTATAGGCACACTGGATGATTTTAAGGCAGAAGGATTAAAAGTGGATTTAGAAAGAGAACTTAAAAGTGAAGGCTTTGCATTAAAGGTTGTAAAAAAGGATAATCACAATGTATTGTCCATAATAGGCGGAAGCGAGAAAGGCGTTTTATACGGTGTTTTTCATCTCATAAGATCTATATTTGGCGGCAAAAGTCTGAAAGATGCATTGTGCATTGAAAATCCTCAAAATGATTTTAGGATATTAAATCATTGGGATAACATGGATGGCAGTATTGAAAGAGGTTATGCAGGAAAATCTATCTTCTTTAAAGATAATCGCATAGTCCAAGATCTTTCCAGGATAAAAGATTATGCAAGGTTGCTTGCTTCTATTGCAGTAAATGGCGTCGTAATAAATAATGTCAATGTCCATCAACAAGAGACTAAGCTTATTACAGATGAATTTTTGCCTGATGTAAAAAGGATTGCAGATGTCTTTAGAGGTTACGGCATAAAGACGTACTTAAGCATAAATTTTGCATCTCCTGTTGAGATAGGTGGTCTTTCTACTGCAGACCCGCTTGACGATGAAGTTAAGAATTGGTGGAAAGATGTAGCATCAAAAATATACAGCTACATTCCTGACTTCGGAGGATTTTTAGTAAAAGCAGATTCAGAGTTTAGACCTGGACCATTCACATACGGACGCAATCATGCAGATGGTGCAAATATGCTGGCTGAGGCATTAAAGCCATATGGCGGTATTGTCATCTGGAGGACCTTTGTATATAATTGCATGGTTGACTGGAGAGACCGCTCTACAGACAGAGCAAAAGCAGCTTATGACAATTTCAAGCCGCTAGATGGAAAATTTATGGATAATGTTGTCTTGCAAATAAAAAATGGTCCGATGGATTTTCAGATAAGAGAACCTATTACACCATTATTTGGCGCTATGGAAAAGACAAATGTTTTTATGGAGTTCCAGATAACACAAGAGTACACAGGACAGCAGAAGCATTTATGCTACCTTGTGCCCCTTTGGAAGGAAGCTTTAGACTTTGATACATTTGCAAAAGGCGAAGGCTCGTTTGTGAAAAAAGTGGTAAATGGCAGCCTATTTGGAGCAAAATACGGCGGAATTGTGGCTGTAGCGAATGTAGGCGATAGTGAGTCATGGACAGGACATCCTCTTGCACAATCTAATCTTTACGGTTTCGGAAGGCTTTCATGGAATCCAGACCTTTCGTCAAGAGAGATAGCTGAAGAGTGGGTGAGACTTACATTTGGGTGCGATGAAGATGTTTTGAAGACGGTTGTACCGATGCTGCTGGAATCGAGAGAGATATATGAGGAATACACAAGCCCGCTTGGGATAGGGTGGATGGTAAACCCCGGTCATCATTACGGGCCTAATGTTGATGGGTATGAGTACTCACATTGGGGAACGTATCACTACGCCGATTTTAGAGGTATAGGTGTTGATCGCACTGTAGCAACAGGTACAGGTTATACGGCACAGTACAAAGAGCCTGTTGCGAAAATGTACGAAAACATTGATACATGTCCTGATGAGCTTTTGCTATTTTTCCACCATGTACCTTATGACCATAAATTGAAATCAGGGAAAACAGTCATTCAACACATATACGACACACATTTTGAAGGTGTAGAGCGGGTAGAAAAAATGAGAGAATCTTGGATGAAGTTAAATGGAAAAATAGACGACGAGATATTTAAAGCAGTGTTAGAAAGATTAGACATACAGGTTGTTGATGCTAAAGAGTGGAGAGATGTTGTAAATACCTATTTTTACAGAAAGACAGGCATAAAAGATGAATATGGAAGGAAAATTTATGAATAA
- a CDS encoding Gfo/Idh/MocA family protein, with product MINIAIIGAGNISPAHIQGFLEFKDRCKIVAICDIYKDKADEKKRRFGLDDAILYSNYKEILKREDIDLVDICTPPYTHADIAVESLNAGKNVIVEKPMASSLEECDRMIEASRKNKKLLSVIAQNRFRTQFMKLKKIVESGLAGDIVHAQVDSFWWRGHSYYDLWWRGTWEKEGGGCTLNHAIHHIDMLIWLLGMPEEVQAVMNNVAHDNAEVEDISIAILKYKSGALTQITSSVVHHGEEQQIILQGKKARISVPWKVYASTASSNGFPSGRDEELEKKIQDYYDSLEETKYSGHTPQIDDVLKALESEHEILVSGSDGRNALELITAIYKAATTKEAVKLPLEKDDPFYTVDGIMARVPHFYEKKTFVENFNDERITFGREIK from the coding sequence ATGATTAATATAGCCATAATTGGGGCAGGTAATATTTCACCTGCCCACATACAGGGCTTTTTGGAGTTTAAAGACAGGTGCAAAATCGTAGCCATATGTGATATTTACAAGGATAAGGCAGATGAAAAGAAAAGGCGGTTTGGCTTAGATGATGCCATATTGTACAGCAATTATAAAGAGATATTGAAAAGAGAAGATATCGATTTGGTGGACATATGCACGCCGCCATACACACATGCAGACATTGCAGTGGAAAGTTTAAATGCCGGAAAGAATGTAATCGTAGAAAAACCGATGGCATCATCATTAGAAGAATGTGACAGGATGATTGAAGCATCAAGGAAAAACAAAAAACTCTTGTCGGTAATAGCACAGAATCGCTTTAGGACTCAATTCATGAAACTAAAAAAGATCGTAGAGTCAGGTTTAGCGGGGGATATAGTACATGCACAAGTTGACTCATTTTGGTGGAGAGGTCATTCATACTACGATCTGTGGTGGAGAGGCACATGGGAAAAAGAAGGTGGTGGTTGCACACTAAATCATGCAATACACCATATAGATATGCTTATATGGCTTTTGGGGATGCCTGAAGAAGTACAGGCTGTCATGAACAACGTAGCACATGACAACGCCGAAGTTGAAGACATATCGATAGCGATACTTAAGTATAAAAGTGGTGCGTTAACTCAAATAACCAGTTCAGTTGTGCACCACGGCGAGGAGCAGCAGATAATACTTCAAGGGAAAAAGGCCAGGATATCTGTACCGTGGAAAGTATATGCATCTACAGCATCAAGCAATGGTTTTCCGTCAGGCAGAGATGAAGAACTAGAAAAGAAGATACAAGATTATTATGACAGCTTGGAAGAAACGAAGTACAGCGGTCATACTCCACAAATAGATGATGTATTAAAGGCATTAGAATCAGAACATGAAATCTTGGTAAGTGGTAGCGACGGAAGGAATGCCTTAGAGCTTATAACTGCTATATACAAAGCAGCTACAACAAAAGAAGCTGTCAAATTGCCACTTGAAAAAGATGATCCATTCTACACAGTAGATGGCATAATGGCAAGAGTGCCTCATTTTTATGAGAAAAAAACGTTTGTAGAAAATTTCAACGACGAACGCATAACATTTGGAAGGGAGATAAAGTAA
- a CDS encoding glycoside hydrolase family 52 protein, with protein MISKSFYAHHSAFGAFSSFVIGKCGKGGGVVLNDVRPPENNVYIGYKRDGVINLLPFIKDDTKNAEEEFTGEVSTSKKEKNIKIFREDEMERELGWASDTWTAGKFRFSILTPFGYVKDPSVMNENEKKLALAPVIFVQLSMDNSDSHKDAEMIFGFEGPKRILSELTDGKYLGGVYGRKYGFAIKKSDDVRELSRLDILTSWANDNYQNHGLGRAPSLIFKVPAGTKKTYTVALATYQSGVITTGIDAEFYYTSVFKSLEDVLAFGLDNVDYYINLARERDEELRKSGLNKYRQFLLAHAAHSYYASTELLKRTDGTPLWVVNEGEYIMINTFDLTVDHVFWEMRFHPWTITNTLDLYYEKYSYKDQAGLAFTHDMGVADGFSKEGYSSYELPNLTGCFSYMTHEELLNWILTGSVYAIKMNDKEWLKKNLSVLEDCFDSLVARDKNNDGIMDVDSSRCETGSEITTYDSLDESLGQARNNLYLGVKTWASYVVLHGLFKENGLEEKAKKALEKAKEAANTIVGKFDTENQYIPAVFENGNTSRIIPAVEALVYPYVVGYTDFVSEVGVFGELIKVLKKHVMTIMKPGICIDEVSGGWKLSSTSKNTWNSKIFLCQYVIKDVLNIDFGDKEIEWDRVHAMWQQVSCSEDCATDQVNSDTGSPRGSRLYPRLVTSILWMK; from the coding sequence ATGATAAGTAAATCTTTTTATGCGCATCACAGCGCATTTGGAGCTTTTTCAAGTTTTGTGATTGGAAAATGCGGTAAGGGTGGTGGCGTTGTACTAAATGATGTACGGCCGCCTGAAAACAATGTCTACATCGGATACAAAAGAGACGGCGTTATAAACCTACTGCCATTTATTAAAGATGATACAAAGAATGCTGAAGAAGAGTTTACAGGAGAAGTCTCTACAAGCAAAAAAGAAAAAAATATAAAAATCTTTAGAGAAGATGAGATGGAAAGAGAGTTAGGATGGGCATCAGATACTTGGACAGCAGGAAAATTCAGGTTTTCCATTCTTACTCCTTTCGGATATGTTAAAGACCCATCTGTGATGAATGAAAATGAAAAGAAACTTGCGCTGGCTCCTGTTATATTTGTGCAGTTATCTATGGATAATTCCGACAGCCATAAGGACGCTGAGATGATATTTGGCTTTGAAGGGCCTAAAAGGATACTGTCTGAGCTTACAGATGGAAAATACTTAGGAGGAGTATATGGCAGAAAGTATGGTTTTGCCATCAAAAAAAGTGATGATGTAAGAGAGCTTTCAAGACTTGATATTTTGACGTCATGGGCAAATGATAACTATCAAAATCACGGTCTTGGCAGAGCACCATCTTTGATATTTAAAGTTCCTGCAGGTACAAAAAAGACATATACCGTAGCATTAGCAACATATCAAAGTGGCGTCATCACGACAGGAATCGATGCTGAATTTTACTATACTTCTGTGTTTAAGTCGCTAGAGGATGTCCTTGCGTTTGGTCTTGACAATGTTGATTATTATATAAATTTGGCTAGAGAAAGGGATGAAGAGCTTAGGAAAAGCGGACTCAATAAATACAGGCAGTTTTTGCTAGCTCATGCTGCCCACAGCTATTATGCCAGCACTGAGCTTCTGAAAAGAACCGATGGTACGCCTTTATGGGTTGTAAATGAAGGCGAGTATATAATGATAAATACATTCGATTTGACAGTTGACCATGTTTTTTGGGAAATGAGATTCCATCCTTGGACGATTACAAATACGTTGGATCTGTACTATGAAAAGTATAGCTACAAAGATCAAGCAGGTCTTGCATTTACCCACGATATGGGTGTTGCAGATGGTTTTTCTAAAGAAGGTTATTCATCGTATGAGCTTCCTAACCTTACTGGGTGCTTCAGCTACATGACCCATGAGGAGCTTTTGAATTGGATTTTAACAGGTTCTGTCTATGCAATAAAAATGAACGATAAAGAATGGTTAAAGAAAAACTTGAGTGTACTTGAAGATTGTTTCGATTCCCTTGTGGCAAGAGATAAAAATAATGATGGGATAATGGATGTTGATAGTTCAAGGTGTGAAACAGGATCGGAAATAACGACATATGACAGCCTTGATGAAAGTTTAGGACAGGCGAGAAACAATCTATACCTTGGTGTAAAGACCTGGGCATCGTATGTAGTACTTCATGGACTATTTAAAGAAAATGGATTGGAAGAAAAGGCGAAAAAAGCGTTAGAAAAGGCGAAAGAGGCTGCAAATACAATTGTTGGCAAGTTTGATACAGAAAATCAGTATATACCTGCGGTATTTGAAAATGGAAATACATCTAGGATAATACCGGCTGTTGAGGCGTTGGTTTATCCGTACGTTGTAGGATATACTGACTTTGTAAGCGAGGTAGGGGTTTTTGGTGAGCTTATAAAGGTATTGAAGAAGCATGTTATGACGATTATGAAACCGGGTATATGCATAGATGAAGTATCTGGAGGCTGGAAGCTTTCCTCAACAAGCAAGAATACATGGAACAGCAAAATATTCTTGTGTCAATATGTCATAAAAGATGTGCTTAATATAGACTTTGGGGATAAAGAGATTGAGTGGGATAGGGTACACGCAATGTGGCAACAGGTGTCTTGCAGTGAAGATTGTGCTACAGACCAGGTTAACAGCGACACAGGTTCACCTAGAGGAAGCCGTCTCTATCCGAGGCTTGTAACCAGCATACTGTGGATGAAATAA
- a CDS encoding GH39 family glycosyl hydrolase has translation MVKIKIPKNSDGKKFTSRWRYCVGTGRLGLALQKEYMDTLKFVKENIDFKYIRGHGLLCDDVGIYREDVVGNDVRPFYNFTYIDRIFDSFLELGIRPFVEVGFMPKRLASGTQTVFYWEGNVTPPKDYEKWSNLIKAVVSHFISRYGIDEVVKWPFEIWNEPNLKEFWKDADEKEYFKLYKVTAKAIKEVNENLQVGGPAICGGADYWIEDFLNFCYEENVPVDFVSRHAYTSKQGEYTPHLIYQEIMPSEYMLNEFKTVREIIKNSHFPNLPFHITEYNTSYSPLNPVHDTPFNAAYLARILSEGGDYVDSFSYWTFSDVFEERDVPRSQFHGGFGLVALNKIPKPTFHMFKFFNAMGEEVLYRDNHMLITRRDDGSIALIAWNEIMEKTENPDKEYELEIPVGFKDVFIKKQMIDEDHGNPWGTWIHMGRPRFPSKEQIKTLRDIAKPKIKTGRATSNDGYVNLKFRLGKNAVVLFELTEVMDESNTYIGLDDSKINGY, from the coding sequence ATGGTAAAAATAAAGATACCAAAAAATTCTGATGGCAAAAAATTCACCAGTAGATGGAGATATTGTGTAGGTACAGGAAGGTTGGGACTTGCGCTGCAAAAAGAGTACATGGATACTTTAAAATTTGTGAAAGAAAATATAGACTTCAAGTATATAAGAGGACATGGCCTTTTGTGCGACGATGTAGGTATTTACCGTGAGGACGTAGTAGGCAACGATGTAAGGCCATTTTACAATTTCACGTATATAGATAGAATCTTTGATTCATTTTTGGAATTAGGGATAAGGCCATTTGTTGAAGTCGGATTTATGCCTAAAAGATTAGCATCTGGTACACAGACAGTATTTTATTGGGAGGGAAATGTCACCCCTCCCAAAGATTATGAAAAATGGAGCAACCTTATAAAAGCTGTTGTTTCACATTTTATATCAAGGTATGGCATAGATGAAGTCGTAAAATGGCCATTTGAAATATGGAATGAGCCAAACCTAAAAGAGTTTTGGAAAGATGCTGATGAGAAAGAATACTTCAAGCTGTACAAGGTTACTGCAAAGGCGATTAAAGAAGTAAATGAGAATTTGCAGGTAGGAGGACCTGCTATATGTGGTGGTGCTGACTACTGGATAGAAGATTTTTTGAATTTCTGCTATGAAGAAAATGTTCCTGTTGATTTTGTATCGCGACACGCATATACGTCTAAGCAAGGTGAATATACGCCACATCTCATATACCAGGAGATTATGCCATCTGAATACATGCTAAACGAATTCAAAACAGTGAGAGAGATCATAAAAAACTCACATTTTCCGAACCTTCCGTTTCATATAACGGAGTACAATACATCTTACAGTCCATTAAATCCTGTACATGATACGCCTTTTAATGCGGCGTATCTTGCGAGGATTTTAAGTGAAGGCGGAGATTATGTTGATTCATTTTCCTATTGGACGTTTAGCGATGTGTTTGAAGAAAGAGATGTGCCAAGATCGCAGTTTCATGGAGGATTTGGACTAGTTGCATTGAATAAGATACCAAAGCCGACTTTTCACATGTTTAAATTTTTCAATGCTATGGGAGAAGAGGTGCTTTACAGAGATAACCATATGCTTATAACTAGAAGGGATGATGGGTCGATTGCATTGATTGCTTGGAATGAGATAATGGAGAAAACAGAAAATCCAGATAAGGAATATGAACTGGAAATACCTGTAGGATTCAAAGATGTCTTTATAAAGAAACAGATGATAGATGAGGATCACGGCAATCCTTGGGGTACGTGGATACACATGGGAAGGCCGAGATTCCCAAGTAAAGAACAAATTAAGACTTTAAGGGATATTGCAAAGCCTAAAATCAAAACAGGTAGAGCCACATCAAATGATGGCTATGTAAATTTGAAATTTAGATTGGGGAAAAATGCTGTGGTATTGTTTGAATTGACTGAAGTAATGGATGAATCAAACACTTATATAGGACTTGATGATAGCAAGATAAACGGATATTGA
- a CDS encoding Gfo/Idh/MocA family protein has translation MSKENGMYYMPESRAKKVCSEGEFKFAAIGLDHGHIYGMTKGLIEAGAEVKWVYDKDPKKVERFIKAFPTAKKARDEDEILMDNSVKLVASAAIPSERCAIGLKAMDAGKDYFADKPPMTTREQLEQAKDKVKKTKRKYAVYYGERLHNEASVYAGQLVEKGAIGRVIQVIGMGPHREGKGRPDWFYEKDKFGGILCDIGSHQIEQFLFFTGAKDARVQSAKVANYNHKQYPTFEDFGDVTLVGDNGATGYFRLDWFTPDGLGTWGDGRLFILGTEGYIELRKYIDVARENAPDHVYLVNKDGEFLIDVKGKVGFPFFGELILDSINRTENAMTQEHIFKAIELALEAQTNAIKVE, from the coding sequence ATGAGCAAAGAAAACGGTATGTACTATATGCCAGAAAGCAGGGCTAAAAAAGTCTGCAGTGAAGGAGAATTTAAATTTGCAGCCATTGGACTAGATCATGGGCACATATATGGAATGACAAAAGGACTAATAGAAGCTGGTGCTGAAGTAAAATGGGTATATGACAAGGACCCAAAGAAAGTTGAAAGATTCATAAAAGCATTTCCTACTGCAAAAAAGGCCAGAGACGAAGATGAAATACTGATGGATAACTCAGTTAAATTGGTAGCAAGTGCAGCAATACCATCAGAAAGGTGCGCTATAGGCTTAAAAGCCATGGATGCTGGCAAAGATTACTTTGCAGACAAGCCGCCTATGACAACCAGAGAGCAACTGGAGCAGGCTAAAGACAAAGTGAAAAAGACGAAGAGAAAATATGCTGTCTACTATGGTGAAAGGCTTCACAATGAAGCATCTGTCTATGCAGGACAATTAGTAGAAAAAGGGGCAATAGGACGAGTAATACAAGTCATTGGCATGGGACCACATAGAGAAGGAAAAGGAAGGCCTGACTGGTTCTACGAAAAGGACAAATTTGGAGGAATACTGTGCGATATAGGAAGCCATCAAATAGAACAGTTTTTGTTTTTCACAGGTGCAAAAGATGCTAGGGTCCAATCGGCAAAAGTAGCAAATTACAATCATAAACAGTATCCTACTTTTGAGGACTTTGGCGATGTGACACTAGTTGGCGATAATGGCGCAACAGGCTATTTTAGGCTTGATTGGTTTACTCCAGATGGCCTTGGCACATGGGGAGACGGAAGGCTGTTTATATTAGGCACAGAAGGCTACATAGAGCTAAGAAAGTACATTGATGTTGCCAGAGAAAATGCTCCAGACCATGTGTACTTAGTAAACAAAGACGGTGAATTTTTAATAGATGTAAAGGGGAAAGTCGGATTTCCTTTCTTTGGTGAATTAATACTGGACTCAATAAACAGGACAGAAAATGCCATGACACAAGAGCATATATTTAAAGCTATAGAGCTAGCATTAGAGGCTCAAACAAATGCAATAAAGGTAGAATGA
- a CDS encoding response regulator, with protein MINDKIKVLIIDDEYLERNLLKGCIDWNALGMEIAGEASNAEEGFKLIDELKPDVIFTDIKMPGIDGIKFSESILQKFPTIKIVILTGYNDFNYAQKSVKIGISDFLLKPIDEDEVLNTASKLKAVIESERKEKKEFEELKRQLYDNLPYLRERFLNELISGNLDDNLINEKLEFFDISLDGSIYQVAALEIINSNDVNEESRLIQNFKVTNYLKNYFKDLKRIIVFTDSMNRIIILNNDEKLDLYKICIRLKNKIIKDVDCIVNIGIGNIKGELSDIKVSYIEAIDALNYRIAVGNNNVIHYRDVQFTESKTGLDTNHLFNELRFYMKSGLENDAINIVKDVFSNIDLKSENVIKLIRVTALNIISICFSVSLELKENFDDIYLSEVESYNKIINIETLPDMIEYISTTVKNTIKAVNKEQISNINNLIDNVKKFIEENISDSNLSLSYVAKHFYLNPSYLSRTFKKETGINFIEYLTNKRMEKAINLIKEKNMKSFEIANAVGIQDPNYFSSCFKKYTGLNVSEYKKLIKNIV; from the coding sequence ATGATAAATGATAAGATAAAAGTGCTTATTATTGATGATGAGTATCTTGAAAGAAATCTATTAAAAGGTTGTATTGATTGGAACGCGCTTGGAATGGAAATAGCAGGCGAAGCATCAAATGCGGAGGAAGGATTTAAACTAATAGATGAACTTAAACCAGATGTAATTTTCACAGATATAAAAATGCCAGGAATTGACGGCATAAAATTTAGCGAATCTATTCTACAAAAATTTCCTACAATAAAGATTGTCATCCTAACTGGTTACAATGACTTTAATTATGCTCAAAAGTCCGTAAAAATAGGTATATCTGATTTTTTGCTTAAACCGATAGATGAAGATGAAGTCTTAAATACTGCATCTAAGCTAAAAGCAGTCATAGAAAGTGAAAGGAAGGAAAAGAAAGAATTTGAAGAATTAAAAAGACAGCTTTACGATAATCTGCCTTATTTAAGAGAGCGGTTTTTAAATGAGCTTATTAGTGGCAATTTAGATGACAATTTGATAAATGAAAAGTTAGAATTTTTCGATATATCTCTGGATGGCAGCATTTATCAAGTTGCCGCTTTAGAGATTATCAATTCAAATGATGTAAACGAAGAATCTCGTCTGATTCAAAATTTTAAAGTGACTAATTATTTAAAAAATTATTTTAAAGATTTGAAAAGGATCATTGTCTTCACTGACTCAATGAATAGAATTATCATCTTAAACAACGATGAAAAATTAGATCTGTATAAAATCTGTATAAGGTTGAAAAATAAAATCATCAAAGATGTTGACTGCATTGTAAATATAGGGATCGGAAATATAAAAGGAGAGTTAAGCGACATAAAAGTATCGTACATTGAAGCAATAGATGCATTAAACTATCGCATAGCAGTTGGCAACAACAATGTCATACATTATAGAGATGTACAATTTACAGAAAGCAAAACTGGGCTTGACACTAATCATCTATTTAACGAATTGAGATTTTACATGAAATCAGGCTTAGAAAACGATGCAATAAATATTGTAAAAGATGTGTTTTCTAATATAGATCTTAAAAGCGAAAATGTAATTAAGTTAATCCGCGTTACAGCATTAAACATTATATCAATTTGCTTCTCTGTATCATTGGAGCTAAAAGAAAACTTTGATGATATATATTTGTCTGAGGTAGAGTCTTACAACAAAATCATAAATATAGAGACGTTGCCTGACATGATTGAATATATATCAACAACTGTAAAAAATACGATTAAGGCAGTAAACAAAGAGCAGATAAGCAATATCAATAATTTGATTGATAATGTTAAAAAATTTATAGAGGAAAATATCAGCGATAGCAATCTTTCGCTGTCGTACGTTGCTAAGCACTTTTACCTGAATCCAAGCTATTTAAGCAGGACATTTAAAAAAGAGACAGGCATAAACTTCATAGAATACCTTACAAATAAGCGAATGGAAAAAGCAATAAATTTGATAAAAGAAAAAAATATGAAATCATTTGAAATCGCTAATGCAGTCGGCATACAAGACCCAAATTACTTTTCATCGTGCTTTAAAAAGTATACAGGTTTAAATGTAAGTGAATACAAAAAATTGATAAAAAATATTGTATGA